Genomic segment of Acidobacteriota bacterium:
CCGGCAACCTCGATTCCAAGACCGGCAACGAGATCATGGCGCTGTTCGACGCGCTCCACGGCCAGGGCAACACCATCATCCTCGTCACCCACGAGGCCGATATCGCCGCCTACGCGCACCGCATCATCCACCTCAAAGACGGCAAGGTCGCGCTCGACGAGCCCAACCCCAACCGCCGCGCCCACTAGCGCCTTCGGAGCGCCGGCGTCCCGCCGGCTGGCGCGCGGGCATCTTGCCCGCGCCTTTTCGCCGCAGATCAACGCAGACGAACGCGGATCAAACCCTTCACCACGGAGGCACGGAGACACGGAGCCCTTTTGGGCCGGGTGCCCCAGGCAATGGGTGCCCCATCCTTTGGGGCGGGTGGCCCAGACAATGGGTGCCCCATACAAGCGTCCGCTTGTGTGGGAGGATAAAAGACATCCTCACGATTTCGCTTTATTTTCGCCCAACGACACGCTACTCTCATCTCGTCCGTCCCACGCCGGACCATCACGCTCCTTCTCATCATTAGGCCATTCCTACGTGCTAGAGTCCCCGGTCTGCGGCTGTCGCGGGGGAGAGAACTGCCTCCGACTCAGGCACGGATATTCGTTCAGATTCCCCGCGGATATCCGTCGGATTCCCACGGATTCGCGCCTGTAAGTCCTTTGTTTCGACAGATCGACCAGATCTCGTCCCTCACCAGTATCGAACCGAGATCAACCGAGATCGAACCGAGATCGAACCGAGATTAGGACCGAGACCACTTCCCTGTAACCTGCTGAAGGCATTGGCAAATGCAAGAATCGGGCGCACCGGGGGGGAGGGGGTATCCCAATCCGCCTCGATTGTCGGCTGAGTGGATGTAGTAAAACGTTCCCATGCCCCGTTCCCTGTTCGCGCTCGCCCTGGTCGTGGCGGTCGCCACCGTCGTTCCGGCCGTGGCCAGAGAGAAAGACCGGGAAGCCCGCGCCCGCGCCGAGATCCGAGAGGTCCTGGAGAAGTATCTCGACGCGCGTTTTCGCGGCGCGGAGTGGAAAGAGTTTCGCGACCTGGTCACCTGGACGGACGAACAGCAGCAGCAGGAAGAACAGGAGCCGGACGGGGCCGCCTGCACCGCCATCGTCCGCTCCTACAACATTCAGGACATCCGGCTCAGGGGCTCCTCGAATGACGACAAGCGGACCGCGCTCGCCACCGTCGTCTTCTACCAGCTGGGGACCTACTGTGCCGCCGAACACGCATTCCAGCCGGCGCCGCATCTCGAGAGTGCCATCTTCCAGCTCCGCAAGCGCAGCATCGTATGGGCGGTCGAGAAAACGAACCGCCCCGGCGGACAGGTGGATTGGACGGTCGTCCGCGACCGGTTGCAGCAACAGCTCGGGGACCCGGCGCGGACCGCGGGGCTTTCACCTGAAGCCCGCGCGCGGGCCGCGGCCTCGCTCTCCGCGCTCACCCGCACCGCAAACGCCATCGGCAGGACCGGAGCGGAAATACGAGGGGCGCCAGAGTCGTCACCGACTCCAGCGCCCAAGTGACTTTGATCTGGTTTGCTAGAAGCTAGCAGCTAGAAGCTACTAGTGCGCCGCGCCCACCGCGCTCTCGCTCGTCCGTTCCGGTGCCGCGGGAGCGGAGGCGAAGAAGCTGTGGTCGTAGAGGTTGCGATAGAGGCGTCCGGCGATCTCCGCGGCCTTGGGCCCAAAGGTCGGCCGCCCGCCCTGCAGGAAGACGACGGTCACGATGCGTCCGTATTGCGTGTTCGCATACGACGCGAACCAGCCAAAGCGCGTGCCGTCTTTCGAGCACGTGCCCGTCTTGCCCAGGATCTGCTCTTCGCTGAAGTTGTAGCGCACGCTGCGTCCGGTGCCGTACTCCACCGTGCCCGCCATGCCTTCGGTGAGTTGCGGGATGAGCTGCGTGATCTCGAGCTGCCGCTTGATGCGCGGCTGGAAGTTGGCGACCTGCTCGGCGGAGTTGGGATGCTGCATGTAATAGAGCGTCCCGCCGTTGGCGATGGCCGAGACGATCGCGCCCAGCTGTAGCGGCGTCATCGAAACGCCCTCGCCATACGAGCACATCTTGCCCACGCCGCCTTGGCTCGCCGGGATCTCTTCTTCCGGATACGCGCCCAGGTGCTCGCCCTCGATGTTGTAGCCGGCCAGCTCGCCCAAACCGAACTGGCGGGCGTAGTAGGCGACCTTCTCGAAGCCGAGGCGGCGTCCCAGGACTTCGAAGTATTGGTTGTTAGAAGTCGCGATGGCGTGGCTGAGTGTCATCCGCGAGCGTCGCGAGAGTGGCACTTCGGTGTCTTTGTCGACGATGCCTTCGTCCAGCGCCGCCAGCGACGTCACCAGCTTGATGGTGGAGCATGGCTGCGCGCCCTCGGAGAGCGCCAGCCTCTGGTTCACCATCGCGAGCACGCGTCCGCTGGTGGGATCGATGGCCACCACGGTGCCGTTCATGTTGCCGAGTGCGTCCACCGCCGCGGCGCGCACGATCTGGTCTTCACCCGCGGACTGATCGCCCTGCGCCACGCCTTCCGCGTACGAGCTCATGTAGAAGCGCTCGTAGAAGCGGCGATGGCGGCGTCCGTTGGCGGAGCGCCGCGTCCGGCGGCTGTGGCGCTTCGCGCGCATCTTCTTCTGCGCGCTCGACGCTTCGGTGATCTTGCTTTGGGATCTCTTTGCCGCGGATTTCGAGGTGGCTGAGCGAGCGAAACCCGCCGTCGCGAACGACAGCACCAGGATGGCGAGGAAGATAGCCTGGGCTACGAGACTTGAGACTGCGAGACCTTTTTTCATGCCCTGCCTAAACCCAACTGATTGACTACCGCTCGCGGTTCAGGAAACTTAGCGAGGCCTTGTCTTTCGATTCAAGCGTCCCGGAAAAGATTCCCGTCTTGCTGGGGTGAGTTGCTGCTCGATAGTACGGTCATTGTTATCTATATTGCAACGGGTAAACACCCAGTGTGCGCTACCCTACAACACCTGCGCCCATTCCGGGATTCGATGCAGCAGCCTCTGACCAGAGAGTTGCGGAGGCGAGCAAGCGGTGGGCGCAGAACGGCGTCCGCGGAAACGAAGCCGCGGGATCAGGTCCCCGCGCCTACTGCGATTCCCCGCGCTTGCGGATGAACGCGGGCACGTCGAGATCGTCGTGCTCCACGTCTTTCACCGCTTCCTTCACGTTCTGCAGGTTGGTGACCTCGCGGCCCGGCGTGTTCATGGGATGCGGCGCCACCGGGATCGAAGGTCGCTGCGACTGGTTCGCATAACCCTGGTTCGCGTGACCAGACGAGGTCGGAGACGCCGACGATGAAGATGAAGACACCGAGGGATACGACGCTGCCGTCCGCTGCTGCGCGATGGCGTTGGCCGCCGCCGACACCGATTTCTCTTTCTTGTGCAGGTTCTCGGTCTTGAAGCCGGTGGCGATCACCGTGATCTTCACTTCGTCCTTCATCCTCTCGTCCATCACCGCGCCGAAGATGATGTTGGCGTCCTCGTGCGCCGCGCTCTGGATGATGGTCGAAGCTTCGTGCACCTCGCTGAGCTTCAGCGAACTCGAGCCGGTGATGTTGATGAGGATGCCGCGCGCCCCGTCGATCGCGCCCGCTTCGAGCAGCGGCGACGCGATCGCTGCCTGCGCCGCCAGCGTGGCGCGGTTCTCCCCGCGCGCCGTCGCCGTGCCCATCACCGCCGGGCCCATTCCCGCCATGATGGCTTTCACGTCGGCGAAATCGCGGTTGATGATGCCGGGGATGGTGATGATGTCGGAAATACCCTGCACCGCCTGCCGCAGGATGTCGTCGGCCACGCGGAACGATTCGAAGAAGCCCGCGTTCTGTGCCACCGCAAGCAGTTTTTCGTTGGGGATGATGATCAGCGTGTCCACCGAATCGATCAGCTCCTGCATGCCGCGCTCGGCCTGCTGCAAGCGGCGCTTGCCTTCGAAGGCGAAGGGCTTGGTGACTACCGCCACCGTCAGCGCTCCCATCTCGCTTGCCAGCGACGCGATGATGGGCGCCGCGCCCGTGCCCGTGCCGCCGCCGAGTCCGGCGGTGACGAACACCATGTCCGCGCCCTCGAGCGCCTCGATGATCTGGTCGGAGTCTTCGAGCGCCGCCCGCCGGCCCACTTCCGGATTCGCGCCCGCGCCCAACCCATTCGTGAGCTTCACGCCGAGCTGTATCTTGTGCGGCGCCTTCGCCATCTGCAGCGCCTGCAGGTCGGTGTTGGCGACCACGAACTCAACGCCCTCGAGTTTGGCGTCGATCATGCGATTCACCGCGTTCGAACCGCCGCCGCCCACGCCGATCACCTTGATGCGAGCGGCGTTGCGCGCCTCTTCGTTGAACTGGATGCGGACTTCGCTCTTCTTGTCGTCAGGCATTGGTCACCGCTTCCGCAGATTTGTTTGCACTGTAACCCCGAAAGTTGAAACTGGAAACTCGAAACTTTTCCTCAGCCCGACTTGCGCGCGAACAGCGCCTTCAGCTTCGCGCCTAGCCCTGCTTCCTGCGGACCGCGGGCCAGCCGCGTCCGATGTCCGTAAAAGACCAGCCCTACCGCGGTGGTGAACTCGGGCTCGGCTAGCGCGGCCGGCATCTTTGAGATGGGAGATGGTCTTCCCACGCGCGCGGGCTTGCGCAGCACGTTCTCCGACACCTCCGCCATCGAAGGCAGCCGCGCCGCGCCGCCGGTCAACACCGTGCCCGCGCCGCACAGCTCGAACACGCCCGCCTGCCGCAGATGGTCACGCAGCATCTCGAACAGCTCGTAAGCCCGTGGTTCGAGTATCTCCGCCAGCAGCCGCTGCGGCATCAGCCGCGACTGCCGGTCGCCCACCGCCGGCACCTCGATCTCATTGCCTTCGGGAACGCGCGTCACCATGGCGTTGCCGAAAAGTTTCTTGATCTTCTCCGCTTCGGCGAGCGGGGTTCGCAGTCCCACGGCAACATCGTTGGTGAAGTGGTCGCCGCCGATCGGCACCACCCCGGTATGCGCCACCGCACCCTCGAAGAAGACGATGAGGTCGGTGGAGCCCGCGCCCACATCGCACAAACAGACGCCGAGCTCGCGTTCATCGGCCTTGAGCACCGCGTCGGCGGCGGCGAGCGGCTCGTAGACGGTGTCGTCCACGTGGATGCCGGCACGGTTCACCGCTGTCACCACGTTCTGCGTGGCGGTGGAAGCCGCGGTCGCGAGATGCACCTGCACTTCGAGCTTCGTGCCCACCATGCCGGCGGGATCGCGGATGCCGTTGTGGTCGTCGAGGATGAACTCCTGCGGCAGCAAGTGCAGCACTTCCCTGTCCGGCGGCAGCGAGACGTTGCGCGCGCGCTCCACCGCGGCGCGCACGTCTTCGCGCGCGATCTCACGCGAGCGCGAGCCGATGGCGATGCCGCCGCGGCTATTCACGCCGCGCACGTGCGGCCCGGCCACGCCGATCACCGCGCTCTCCACCGCCGCGCCCGCCAGGTTCTCCGCCTGCTCCACCGCACGCTGGATCGAGACGACCGTCTTGTCGAGGTCTACGATCACGCCCTTACGCGTGCCGCGCGATTCGGCGAGGCCGTGGCCGCGATAGCGGACACCCGTCTCCGTGATCTCCGCCACGATGGCGCAGACCTTCGCGCTGCCTACGTCAATCGCGGTGAGTAGGTTCGACTGCTCTTTTCCCATGGGTCGTTGATCTGGACCTTGTTCTTGGTCTCGGTTTCGCTCTCGTCGGCTTGCTCGCCGTCTTCGCGCTGGCTGGCTTCGCGGTGGCTGGGTCCGCGGTGGCTGTTTTCGCGGTGGCTGTTTTCGCGGTGGCTGGTTTCGCGGTGGCCGTTTTCGCGGTGGCTGGTTTGACGCCGGCTGGGTTCGCCTGCCGCTCGGTTGAGTGCGCCGGCGCCAGGGCACGCGGATCCGGATTCACGATCACCTGGCGATCGAAGCGCAGGTCCACGGACTCGAGTCTCTGGTATTGCACGCGCCACTCCGCCGCGTGCGCGATGTACGTCTTGTAGCGATCCATGAAGTTCCCAGAGCCGAGGTGCAGCACCACCGCGCCCGCCGGGTCGGCCACCGTGATCTTCACGTCGTCGGGATCGGAAAGCTCGATCTCGCTCAGGTCCTTGGAATAGTTGGAGCCATTCCAATCCAGCTCGCGGACGAGCGCGTTGTAGAGCTTCATGCGCGCGGCGCGCGTGGAGAGCGGCTCGGAATCCGCGGTGCCGACGATGACGGGGAACGAATACTTCGACGCTGCCGCTTTCGCGGAGCCGGCCGGCAGCTCCATCAGCACGCCACCCGCATCGATGAGCACGATTTTCGAGCCCAGCTGCACGAAGGCCACCGGCGTCCGCTCTTTTACCTGCACCCGCAGCCGGTCGGGCAGCAGCCGCATCACCGTCGCCGCTTCCACCCACGGGATCTGCTCGAGCTGTTTCTTGCGTTCGTCGAGCGGGACGAAGAAGACGTTGCGTCCGATGTCCGCGCCCATCACTTCCATCACCTGCGCGCGGCTCACGTTCTGGTTGCCGCTGAGCTCGAT
This window contains:
- a CDS encoding penicillin-binding transpeptidase domain-containing protein — protein: MKKGLAVSSLVAQAIFLAILVLSFATAGFARSATSKSAAKRSQSKITEASSAQKKMRAKRHSRRTRRSANGRRHRRFYERFYMSSYAEGVAQGDQSAGEDQIVRAAAVDALGNMNGTVVAIDPTSGRVLAMVNQRLALSEGAQPCSTIKLVTSLAALDEGIVDKDTEVPLSRRSRMTLSHAIATSNNQYFEVLGRRLGFEKVAYYARQFGLGELAGYNIEGEHLGAYPEEEIPASQGGVGKMCSYGEGVSMTPLQLGAIVSAIANGGTLYYMQHPNSAEQVANFQPRIKRQLEITQLIPQLTEGMAGTVEYGTGRSVRYNFSEEQILGKTGTCSKDGTRFGWFASYANTQYGRIVTVVFLQGGRPTFGPKAAEIAGRLYRNLYDHSFFASAPAAPERTSESAVGAAH
- the ftsZ gene encoding cell division protein FtsZ — translated: MPDDKKSEVRIQFNEEARNAARIKVIGVGGGGSNAVNRMIDAKLEGVEFVVANTDLQALQMAKAPHKIQLGVKLTNGLGAGANPEVGRRAALEDSDQIIEALEGADMVFVTAGLGGGTGTGAAPIIASLASEMGALTVAVVTKPFAFEGKRRLQQAERGMQELIDSVDTLIIIPNEKLLAVAQNAGFFESFRVADDILRQAVQGISDIITIPGIINRDFADVKAIMAGMGPAVMGTATARGENRATLAAQAAIASPLLEAGAIDGARGILINITGSSSLKLSEVHEASTIIQSAAHEDANIIFGAVMDERMKDEVKITVIATGFKTENLHKKEKSVSAAANAIAQQRTAASYPSVSSSSSSASPTSSGHANQGYANQSQRPSIPVAPHPMNTPGREVTNLQNVKEAVKDVEHDDLDVPAFIRKRGESQ
- the ftsA gene encoding cell division protein FtsA, translating into MGKEQSNLLTAIDVGSAKVCAIVAEITETGVRYRGHGLAESRGTRKGVIVDLDKTVVSIQRAVEQAENLAGAAVESAVIGVAGPHVRGVNSRGGIAIGSRSREIAREDVRAAVERARNVSLPPDREVLHLLPQEFILDDHNGIRDPAGMVGTKLEVQVHLATAASTATQNVVTAVNRAGIHVDDTVYEPLAAADAVLKADERELGVCLCDVGAGSTDLIVFFEGAVAHTGVVPIGGDHFTNDVAVGLRTPLAEAEKIKKLFGNAMVTRVPEGNEIEVPAVGDRQSRLMPQRLLAEILEPRAYELFEMLRDHLRQAGVFELCGAGTVLTGGAARLPSMAEVSENVLRKPARVGRPSPISKMPAALAEPEFTTAVGLVFYGHRTRLARGPQEAGLGAKLKALFARKSG
- a CDS encoding FtsQ-type POTRA domain-containing protein; this translates as MAGNGRFTREDEPELKRRGSSASAGVGDPVLSEDDELRALELDDLDREDEPQFLRGQKRVAVRRGPLPKKTANRLKYLALAALAGGVLFTVGFSLYRYGAHSWRFRVESGANIELSGNQNVSRAQVMEVMGADIGRNVFFVPLDERKKQLEQIPWVEAATVMRLLPDRLRVQVKERTPVAFVQLGSKIVLIDAGGVLMELPAGSAKAAASKYSFPVIVGTADSEPLSTRAARMKLYNALVRELDWNGSNYSKDLSEIELSDPDDVKITVADPAGAVVLHLGSGNFMDRYKTYIAHAAEWRVQYQRLESVDLRFDRQVIVNPDPRALAPAHSTERQANPAGVKPATAKTATAKPATAKTATAKTATADPATAKPASAKTASKPTRAKPRPRTRSRSTTHGKRAVEPTHRD